From the Brienomyrus brachyistius isolate T26 unplaced genomic scaffold, BBRACH_0.4 scaffold39, whole genome shotgun sequence genome, one window contains:
- the LOC125722501 gene encoding uncharacterized protein LOC125722501 isoform X2: MARIRRIEKAVCWSDDRYWATWDKWGEVIDWGDEKELCSPAESPSDQADSSTESHSRRRIAKAVSWTDDAYWAAWDKWEEIICWGDEEECSQVTPPTSQLGRDKGIDVHGLEAFVINNRTISIKPVDNHQDSLKIGAVLVDLCQFDLEYLDQSKFNFEILQVQIGEIEVEETREKAFEKAFELEIEDVAVEVINSEFQPNAINLDIVETKVDKLLLEELIVGDLEAGNVKVSVSNGNVVKVPLRYPSPQRNRRTRQP, encoded by the coding sequence aatcagacgaattgagaaagctgtttgctggagcgacgacagatactgggcaacttgggacaagtggggagaggtgattgactggggagatgagaaagagctgtgctccccagcagaatcaccttctgaccaggctgacagttccactgagtcacattcccgaaggcgaattgccaaggcagttagctggacggatgatgcttattgggcagcctgggacaagtgggaagagatcatctgctggggtgatgaagaggagtgctcccaagtaactccacccactagccagcttgggagggataaggggatagatgtacatgggttggaggcttttgtgataaataacaggacaatctccataaagcctgtagacaaccatcaagacagtctgaagataggagctgtgctggtagacctctgccagtttgatctcgaatatttagatcaaagtaaatttaattttgaaattttgcaagtacaaattggagaaatagaagtggaggagactagagaaaaggcttttgaaaaagcatttgaattggaaattgaggatgtggcagtagaagttataaacagtgaattccagccgaatgctataaatttggatattgttgaaactaaggtggacaaattattattggaagaactgatcgttggcgatttagaagcaggcaatgtgaaggtgtcagtatcaaatggcaatgtggtgaaggtacccttaaggtacccttcgccacagaggaacagaaggaccaggcaaccttag